The Myxococcales bacterium genome window below encodes:
- a CDS encoding NAD(P)H-dependent oxidoreductase translates to MSPPAPLRVVAIVGSLRTTSSTAALARAVARVAPAHVTVEFPAGIADLPHFSPDLDVEPLPPAVAALRARLGAADALLVTSPEYAHGMPGALKNALDWLVSATEPVGKPVLLVSASPAGAVHAHAQLSEVLRTMSLPLIDGGAHVFSRARLDDAGEVADPAMLAHLGTAVAALLAAVASAAEPGEGHDGAR, encoded by the coding sequence ATGTCCCCGCCCGCCCCGCTCCGCGTCGTCGCGATCGTCGGCAGCCTGCGCACCACGTCCTCGACGGCCGCGCTCGCCCGCGCGGTGGCCCGGGTCGCGCCGGCCCACGTCACCGTCGAGTTCCCCGCCGGCATCGCCGACCTCCCGCACTTCAGCCCCGACCTCGACGTCGAGCCGCTGCCGCCCGCGGTCGCGGCGCTGCGGGCCCGGCTCGGCGCCGCCGACGCGCTGCTGGTCACCAGCCCCGAGTACGCCCACGGCATGCCGGGCGCGCTCAAGAACGCGCTCGACTGGCTGGTGTCGGCGACCGAGCCGGTCGGCAAGCCAGTGCTGCTGGTGTCGGCCTCGCCCGCCGGCGCCGTCCACGCCCACGCGCAGCTGAGCGAGGTGCTGCGCACGATGAGCCTGCCGTTGATCGACGGCGGCGCCCACGTGTTCTCGCGGGCGCGCCTCGACGACGCCGGCGAGGTCGCCGACCCGGCCATGCTCGCGCACCTGGGCACCGCGGTCGCCGCGCTGCTCGCCGCCGTCGCCAGCGCAGCCGAGCCGGGCGAGGGTCACGACGGCGCGCGGTAG
- a CDS encoding class D beta-lactamase: protein MTRARVAIGSRISAARWALVRAMTPRVLAMFAVAAGLGWGCRGRSSARPAADTGRAVAPVDAPVATIDAPVVALDVGGALAVVTAAVGLPVDATCLVLGDPGGAVIASDGACADVRLRPASTFKIVNTLIGADVGLISGPDAVLRYDPVRYPPAQIANPEWKRDQSVRRALEVSAVPLYRRLALDIGAARMQAHLDALAYGNRSIAGGLDQFWLTGGLAVSAREQVALVAGLLAATLPVTAAAMATVREAVQRETLGDATIHWKTGTGELDDGGWIGWLVGWVDRPDGARPFACWIREPAGVPFETVRDHRMAVCRGALAELRLVPASSPPP, encoded by the coding sequence ATGACCCGCGCGCGCGTCGCGATCGGATCGCGAATATCCGCGGCGAGGTGGGCGTTGGTCCGGGCCATGACGCCGCGCGTGCTCGCGATGTTCGCCGTGGCCGCGGGGCTCGGCTGGGGCTGTCGCGGGCGGTCGAGCGCACGGCCCGCGGCCGACACCGGCCGTGCGGTCGCGCCGGTTGACGCGCCGGTCGCGACGATCGACGCGCCGGTGGTCGCGCTCGACGTCGGTGGCGCCCTGGCGGTCGTCACCGCCGCGGTCGGGCTGCCCGTCGACGCGACCTGCCTGGTGCTGGGGGATCCGGGCGGCGCGGTGATCGCGAGCGACGGGGCCTGCGCCGACGTCCGCCTGCGCCCGGCGTCGACGTTCAAGATCGTCAACACGCTGATCGGCGCCGACGTCGGCCTGATCAGCGGCCCCGACGCGGTGCTGCGCTACGACCCGGTGCGCTACCCGCCGGCGCAGATCGCCAACCCCGAGTGGAAGCGCGATCAGTCGGTGCGGCGGGCGCTCGAGGTCTCGGCGGTGCCGCTGTACCGACGCCTGGCGCTCGACATCGGCGCGGCGCGGATGCAGGCGCACCTCGACGCGCTGGCGTACGGCAACCGCTCGATCGCGGGCGGGCTCGACCAGTTCTGGCTCACCGGCGGGCTGGCGGTGTCGGCGCGCGAGCAGGTGGCCTTGGTGGCCGGCCTGCTGGCGGCGACGTTGCCGGTGACCGCCGCCGCGATGGCGACCGTGCGCGAGGCCGTGCAGCGCGAGACGCTCGGCGACGCGACGATCCACTGGAAGACCGGGACCGGCGAGCTCGACGACGGCGGCTGGATCGGCTGGCTGGTGGGCTGGGTCGATCGGCCCGACGGCGCGCGCCCGTTCGCGTGCTGGATCCGCGAGCCTGCCGGCGTGCCGTTCGAGACCGTGCGCGATCACCGCATGGCGGTGTGCCGCGGCGCGCTGGCCGAGCTGCGGCTGGTCCCGGCGTCGAGCCCGCCGCCGTGA